A single window of Nitrospirota bacterium DNA harbors:
- a CDS encoding type II toxin-antitoxin system HicB family antitoxin, with amino-acid sequence MIELEYTLIIEATEEPDYFGFYSPDLEGFSGIGHSIEDCIYKAKWGMIEHVNLLKEQGLPVPPKNPNPKIVVQNEEKLVAA; translated from the coding sequence ATGATTGAATTAGAATATACTTTGATAATCGAGGCTACTGAAGAGCCTGACTATTTTGGATTTTATTCGCCAGATTTAGAAGGTTTTTCAGGGATAGGACATTCTATCGAGGATTGTATTTACAAGGCTAAGTGGGGAATGATAGAGCATGTTAATCTCCTTAAGGAGCAAGGATTACCAGTTCCACCTAAAAATCCAAATCCAAAAATAGTTGTCCAAAATGAAGAAAAATTGGTTGCTGCATAG
- a CDS encoding type II toxin-antitoxin system HicA family toxin, whose amino-acid sequence MKFSELVRLLEENGFRVIKEKGSIRYYGKPGWDRLIRVDYHGSKEVPTGTCHAILKAAGIKK is encoded by the coding sequence ATGAAGTTCAGCGAATTGGTAAGACTTTTAGAGGAAAATGGCTTTAGAGTCATAAAAGAGAAGGGATCTATTAGATACTATGGAAAACCAGGGTGGGATAGACTAATTAGAGTAGATTATCATGGTTCAAAAGAAGTGCCTACTGGCACCTGTCATGCTATTTTGAAAGCAGCAGGCATAAAGAAATAA
- a CDS encoding nucleotidyltransferase domain-containing protein: MSLTVVLKERWKKRKAIREDALNEAGRLALLLRKQYTFDALYVCGSLVSGSFGKHSDIDLIIKGLKTEDFFRAYAYLLKESRYGIDLKPFEDLHEDFKERVLAEGIMIE; this comes from the coding sequence ATGTCACTGACTGTAGTTCTCAAAGAGAGGTGGAAGAAAAGAAAGGCCATCAGGGAAGACGCCCTGAATGAGGCGGGGAGGCTTGCATTGCTTCTTAGGAAACAGTACACGTTTGACGCCCTCTATGTCTGCGGCTCCCTCGTTTCAGGCAGTTTCGGCAAGCACTCGGATATCGACCTGATCATAAAAGGATTAAAGACAGAGGATTTTTTCAGGGCATATGCCTATCTTTTAAAAGAGAGCAGGTACGGTATCGACCTGAAACCCTTCGAAGATTTGCATGAGGACTTCAAGGAAAGGGTTTTGGCGGAGGGAATAATGATTGAATAA
- the def gene encoding peptide deformylase has translation MALLEIKKYPEKILKERASPVETFNGALQKLIDDMIETMYAAPGIGLAAPQVGVSKRLIVTDVSSSVTSRTDRQEEYPLIVLINPEIVYTEGEVEGDEGCLSIPGYLTVIRRAEKIKVKGLDRKGRPVEIEGTGLLSRALQHEIDHLNGVLVIDRISPIKREFFRKRYMRALREGS, from the coding sequence ATGGCTTTGCTTGAGATAAAAAAATATCCAGAAAAAATTCTGAAAGAGAGGGCATCTCCTGTTGAGACATTCAATGGGGCACTGCAGAAGCTCATTGATGATATGATTGAGACCATGTATGCTGCCCCGGGTATTGGGCTGGCCGCTCCCCAGGTGGGGGTATCAAAGAGATTAATCGTCACAGATGTAAGCAGCTCAGTTACGAGTCGCACCGACCGTCAGGAAGAGTATCCCCTCATAGTTCTTATAAACCCTGAGATTGTTTATACAGAAGGAGAAGTTGAGGGGGATGAAGGCTGCCTTAGTATTCCTGGTTATCTGACTGTTATCAGGAGGGCTGAAAAGATAAAGGTAAAAGGCCTGGATAGGAAAGGGAGGCCTGTTGAGATTGAGGGCACAGGGCTTCTGTCAAGGGCATTGCAACATGAGATAGATCATTTAAATGGCGTGCTGGTAATTGATAGGATAAGCCCTATAAAAAGGGAATTTTTTAGAAAACGGTATATGCGTGCTTTGAGGGAGGGTAGCTGA
- a CDS encoding methionyl-tRNA formyltransferase yields MRLIFFGSPDFALQPLNALLRSGHKTVAVVTQPDRPKGRGRLMQASAVKLESRRFGIKILQPLKVREKSFMRELEALKPEAIVVVAYGQILPSEIIRLPEYGCINLHASLLPKYRGAAPINWAIINGETVTGVTTMLMDEGLDTGPVLLQKEVEIERTDTARTLSEKLSKVGAELLVETLEGLENKSIKPVPQTGEACYAPVLKKGDGRISWSKGAYELYNLVRGLYPWPGAFSFLEGKRLRILWAEPLSGNGPAGVIVKATKGELIVGTGEEVLSIKEIQPEGKKQMTVSDFLHGHNIREGMRFEEQLD; encoded by the coding sequence CTGAGGCTTATTTTTTTTGGGTCCCCTGATTTTGCCCTACAGCCCCTCAATGCCCTTTTGAGATCAGGCCACAAGACAGTTGCAGTGGTCACCCAGCCTGATAGACCAAAGGGAAGGGGGAGGCTGATGCAGGCCTCTGCTGTGAAACTTGAGTCCCGAAGGTTCGGGATTAAAATCCTCCAGCCGTTAAAGGTCAGGGAGAAGTCCTTTATGAGGGAGTTGGAGGCTTTAAAACCAGAGGCAATAGTGGTTGTAGCTTATGGACAGATACTCCCCTCAGAGATTATACGCCTCCCAGAATACGGTTGTATTAATCTCCATGCCTCTTTGCTGCCAAAATATCGTGGAGCAGCCCCGATTAACTGGGCTATAATAAATGGTGAAACAGTTACGGGTGTCACAACAATGCTGATGGATGAGGGCCTTGATACAGGGCCGGTATTACTTCAGAAAGAGGTAGAGATAGAGCGGACAGATACAGCCAGGACTCTATCAGAGAAGCTTTCAAAAGTTGGGGCTGAATTGCTTGTTGAAACACTTGAGGGGCTGGAGAATAAATCCATAAAACCAGTCCCCCAAACAGGAGAGGCCTGTTATGCACCAGTGCTTAAAAAAGGTGATGGCAGGATTTCCTGGTCAAAGGGGGCTTATGAACTTTATAACCTTGTAAGGGGGCTTTATCCATGGCCAGGGGCGTTTTCTTTTCTTGAAGGTAAGAGGCTCAGGATTTTATGGGCAGAACCCCTTTCTGGCAATGGGCCTGCAGGGGTTATAGTAAAAGCCACAAAGGGTGAGTTAATCGTTGGCACAGGTGAAGAAGTTCTATCTATAAAAGAGATTCAGCCCGAAGGCAAAAAACAGATGACTGTTTCGGATTTTTTGCATGGCCACAATATAAGAGAGGGTATGAGATTTGAAGAACAACTGGATTAG